In Pedobacter heparinus DSM 2366, the following are encoded in one genomic region:
- a CDS encoding SDR family NAD(P)-dependent oxidoreductase: MTLHNKNAVIYGAGGSIGGAVSLALAAAGARVFLTGHRLASLQKVAKEIEALGGQAEIAEVNALDPTAINEHIHSVVREAGSVDLSFNLINTQDTQDIPLVEMSLDDFTRPINIAMETHFLTTTAAARVMMKQGSGVILSLTATPGGTAYPLVGGFGPACCALEGFSRDLATELGPHGVRVVNIRSAGSPDSRPFTEALANGGAEVAAFIKKLEDDTMLKKLPMMNDIANVAVFLTSDLSGKITGVTIDVTAGTTNALNYKAARVPFVFK, from the coding sequence ATGACACTTCATAATAAAAATGCAGTAATCTATGGTGCAGGCGGATCAATAGGGGGAGCTGTTTCCCTTGCACTGGCTGCCGCAGGAGCGAGGGTGTTTCTTACCGGGCACCGGCTGGCTTCTCTTCAAAAGGTAGCAAAGGAGATTGAGGCTCTTGGCGGGCAGGCTGAAATAGCCGAAGTAAATGCCCTGGACCCAACAGCGATCAATGAGCATATCCATAGCGTAGTCCGTGAAGCGGGGAGTGTTGATCTCTCTTTTAACCTGATCAATACCCAGGATACCCAGGATATTCCCCTGGTAGAAATGTCACTGGATGATTTTACACGTCCCATCAATATCGCTATGGAAACTCACTTTTTAACCACAACAGCTGCGGCCAGGGTGATGATGAAACAGGGATCGGGGGTAATCCTCTCTCTTACAGCAACACCTGGAGGAACAGCTTATCCACTGGTTGGGGGCTTTGGTCCTGCCTGCTGTGCGCTTGAAGGTTTTTCCAGAGACCTGGCTACGGAACTTGGGCCACACGGGGTGCGGGTAGTGAACATCAGGTCGGCCGGATCACCGGATTCAAGACCATTTACGGAAGCACTCGCCAATGGGGGAGCTGAGGTTGCTGCCTTTATCAAAAAGCTGGAAGATGACACCATGCTTAAAAAGCTGCCCATGATGAATGACATCGCTAATGTAGCTGTATTTCTGACTTCAGATTTGTCGGGAAAAATAACAGGGGTTACCATAGATGTAACTGCTGGTACCACAAATGCATTAAATTATAAAGCAGCAAGGGTACCTTTTGTTTTTAAATAG
- a CDS encoding glycerophosphodiester phosphodiesterase yields MLKKKLLISFTFCLFLYCAYGQSKPEWHAHRGFRGLMAESTIPAMKNALDLKADVLEFDITFTKDKQAVVSHDPKLDYLITLDKDGKEIPKAANLAIYQMEYKVLKTYDIGSKQHKDFPGQKNFKAHMPLLKELLDSVEHYATLKGYQKPVYNIETKTSKARDGIYQPAPEEFVKRLMKVIYKAKVQDRVIIQSFDPRTLEIVRRDYPKVAVMLITVKGNLSDNMKKLSFLPDYYAPSPNLINKEVVDFCKQQGIKLLCGNTNNKKDIEKVLALGVTRVCSDYPYQLIPAE; encoded by the coding sequence ATGTTAAAAAAGAAACTTTTAATTTCCTTTACTTTTTGTCTTTTCCTATACTGTGCATACGGACAATCCAAACCAGAATGGCATGCCCACAGGGGTTTTAGGGGATTGATGGCAGAAAGCACAATCCCTGCCATGAAGAATGCCCTGGATCTTAAAGCTGATGTACTGGAATTCGACATCACCTTTACCAAAGATAAACAGGCAGTAGTGTCTCATGATCCTAAACTCGACTATCTCATTACCCTCGACAAAGACGGAAAAGAAATTCCTAAAGCAGCTAATCTGGCCATCTATCAGATGGAATATAAAGTACTTAAAACTTACGACATTGGTTCTAAACAGCACAAGGATTTTCCCGGGCAAAAGAATTTTAAAGCACACATGCCTTTATTGAAAGAACTATTGGATTCGGTTGAACACTATGCGACATTGAAAGGTTATCAAAAACCTGTTTACAATATAGAAACCAAAACATCCAAAGCCAGGGATGGCATTTACCAGCCAGCGCCCGAAGAATTTGTAAAACGGTTAATGAAAGTCATTTATAAAGCTAAAGTGCAGGATAGGGTAATTATCCAGTCTTTCGATCCAAGAACACTTGAAATTGTAAGAAGGGATTACCCGAAAGTTGCTGTAATGCTCATTACCGTTAAAGGCAACTTGTCAGATAATATGAAAAAACTGAGCTTCCTTCCGGATTATTATGCACCGTCACCTAACCTGATCAATAAAGAAGTGGTAGATTTCTGTAAGCAACAAGGAATAAAACTGTTGTGCGGAAATACGAACAATAAAAAAGATATCGAAAAAGTACTGGCATTGGGCGTAACCAGGGTTTGCAGTGATTATCCGTACCAGCTTATTCCGGCTGAATAA
- a CDS encoding phosphatase PAP2 family protein has protein sequence MIRLKCLLLLGLCFPLLTLARQAAPIDTTAKKTSFKIAPFIIPAIFLGYGAMGGGHNFVHDLDVTTRNELQEDHPLFSVHADDFMQYAPAAAVYALNLSGVKGKHNLVDATGIYAISFGLMKASTLMVKSATGRLRPDGSTNDSFPSGHTATSFAAAEFLKQEYKDVSPWIGYAGYAVAGTTGIFRLYNNRHWVSDVVAGAGFGIVSTKLSYLVYPALKKLISGNRSANFSLVPTYQDKAPGFSFASRF, from the coding sequence ATGATTAGATTGAAATGTCTCCTGTTACTGGGCCTGTGTTTTCCTTTATTAACCCTTGCCCGGCAAGCTGCCCCTATTGATACAACAGCTAAAAAAACGAGCTTTAAAATTGCCCCTTTTATCATTCCGGCCATTTTTTTAGGCTATGGGGCAATGGGCGGCGGCCATAATTTTGTTCATGACCTGGATGTAACAACAAGGAACGAACTTCAGGAAGATCATCCGCTGTTCTCTGTTCATGCAGATGATTTTATGCAATATGCACCGGCTGCGGCTGTTTATGCCTTAAATTTATCAGGAGTAAAGGGCAAACATAACCTGGTAGATGCAACAGGCATTTATGCCATTTCTTTTGGATTGATGAAAGCTTCAACGCTTATGGTGAAATCTGCTACAGGACGCCTGCGTCCCGATGGAAGCACTAACGATTCTTTTCCTTCGGGCCATACGGCAACTTCATTTGCTGCAGCCGAATTTCTGAAACAGGAGTATAAAGATGTTTCTCCCTGGATCGGTTATGCCGGCTATGCTGTAGCTGGTACAACCGGCATTTTCCGGTTGTACAACAACAGGCATTGGGTAAGCGATGTAGTGGCGGGTGCGGGCTTTGGTATCGTGTCAACCAAACTGAGCTACCTGGTATACCCTGCACTGAAAAAATTAATCAGTGGCAACAGATCAGCCAATTTTTCACTTGTACCAACTTATCAGGACAAAGCGCCAGGTTTTTCATTTGCCAGCCGGTTTTAG